A genomic window from Luteolibacter sp. LG18 includes:
- a CDS encoding TetR/AcrR family transcriptional regulator — protein sequence MPARTPAPDRRKATASERLVEAAATVFARDGLSSATTREIARTAGVNEVTLFRNFQTKQNLLAAVLEKAFERKSNPLAEKFDTLPEGTPLRELITAFAEADHASLKQNVSLMRVLVGEIQKFEEHEMKVLRAIFRPRRDELTKRLRDAQARGEVLADVDPMIVVDQLVGMIFTHVLRSDCPFKLEYKQDHYIRACVDLIVRGISASPK from the coding sequence ATGCCTGCCCGCACCCCAGCCCCGGACCGCCGCAAGGCCACCGCGTCGGAACGACTCGTGGAGGCCGCCGCCACCGTGTTCGCCCGCGATGGACTGAGCAGCGCCACCACCCGCGAGATCGCCCGCACCGCCGGGGTCAACGAGGTGACCTTGTTCCGGAACTTCCAGACCAAGCAGAACCTGCTCGCCGCGGTTCTCGAAAAGGCCTTCGAGCGGAAGTCCAATCCCCTCGCCGAGAAGTTCGACACCCTGCCGGAAGGCACGCCGTTGCGCGAACTCATCACCGCTTTCGCCGAGGCGGACCATGCCAGCCTGAAGCAGAACGTCTCGCTGATGCGCGTGCTCGTCGGTGAAATCCAGAAGTTCGAGGAGCACGAGATGAAGGTGCTCCGCGCGATTTTCCGTCCGCGCCGTGACGAACTCACCAAGCGCCTCCGCGACGCGCAGGCCCGTGGCGAGGTGCTCGCGGACGTCGATCCGATGATCGTGGTCGACCAGCTCGTCGGCATGATTTTCACCCACGTCCTGAGGTCCGATTGTCCCTTCAAGCTGGAGTACAAGCAGGACCATTACATCCGCGCCTGCGTCGATCTCATCGTGCGCGGCATTTCCGCTTCCCCGAAATGA
- a CDS encoding autotransporter-associated beta strand repeat-containing protein — MKPRRFLLPLIVSLSVTGIAAAASFTWSSGVNADWNTNNWGGGFPNTPGDVAQYTSTTTNATTALPTNVTVGQLQGNDPGKLWIINPAGGALTLDNTGGTANVFTNNNAAISSTGAAADGETIRVVAAVNLANTDLDVGTTNGGMTVSGPITASANQTLTFRNNSSVASRHIVVSGSIGLTGTGNIALVNSSTRATDAPSGANPSGVLLSGILGTRVTGITHNSPGGLFLTGVNSFTGAVSIASASTSGLLGIATDSALGASTNTVTLNNGILSNILINSTSSAFSGGTNLDLPASRSITLGSNGGGIRNAFSKVITINGVIDGTGKLDRTDGGTVVLNGLNTYTGVTTLLAGTTRVSALNNGGTPGNLGAASNAAANLVFGAASTLQYTGTTASTDRGFTLATGVAGTFDILRSETNLTLSGGIPAGTGALNKNGGGTLTLSGASAYTGTTTVNLGTLALTGTLTSNLLIGGATLTGTGTTTGTITFNNVAGAGILASTTGNNAVQGSNLVLNGTTDIYTSQLGDFTTATGSGPVKVLRYTGTQSGAGAFIAQTNFRSGLLTNSAGLVSLEYKAEAKAWSATTGGVWDVNTTTPWTGTADSLFFWGDSVAFGDTAVDQTVTLTGNLAPSAITVSNSANTYTFSGTGGIRGATSLVKSGAGTLALNNTASTFTGGVIISSGTVTTTVASGAAFGNGSITLGDANTLANATSLLYTGTATGQSMAKSIVVSSLGTGTVTIGSGPTAGDSLTYNGIFLNRATTLRNGATASNRVNFRGLTGNVGTLTIAAPTTAGNRVVFELADNTFTGDLVIASAATLQLGAAGAVADTIPDASNVTVNGTLNLSFSSVGETINALSGSGAIGTNSSTNNTLTIGSANGGGNFSGQLTQGGTGSPALAIRKVGTGNQTFSGTGAANNYSGGTTVDGGTLTLSKNAGFGNSTGAVGNGTLTINPGATVTTTVPFAIDGRATASTRVVNVNGGTLNLSGSEYVQTWNLTGGTINAPTNTNDYLRASSGGLVINALASPVTSKINNRMDLTFANLTVDTANGAAAVDLEFTGLLAQNSGAGSGARTLTKTGTGTLKISGSYSYTGDTTVNAGTLSLTTATLSNTANVNLGSAAVLDLPHGAEDTVNQLYINGVLQIAGTWGATGSGATHIDDAHFTGTGRIKATTGATGYQAWAFDKGLTAGNNATSADPDGDGLNNLGEFAFNEGPLSGSTGGRIVTRIATVNTVPALTITLPVRNGATFSGGTELVSGTVDGAIYHIQGSLDLATWDLVVSEVPAGDLPGVQLNIDPPETGWTNRSFYLRDVEPPFPARAFIRAKVSEP, encoded by the coding sequence ATGAAACCCCGTCGCTTCCTCCTCCCTCTCATCGTATCCCTCTCCGTCACCGGCATCGCCGCGGCCGCCAGCTTCACCTGGTCGAGCGGTGTGAACGCCGATTGGAACACCAACAACTGGGGAGGTGGCTTCCCGAACACCCCCGGTGATGTGGCGCAATACACCAGCACCACCACCAATGCGACCACCGCGCTGCCCACCAATGTCACCGTGGGCCAGCTCCAGGGCAATGACCCCGGCAAGCTCTGGATCATCAACCCCGCCGGCGGCGCGCTGACCCTCGACAATACCGGCGGCACCGCCAACGTCTTCACCAACAACAATGCGGCCATCAGCTCGACCGGAGCCGCCGCCGATGGCGAAACCATCCGCGTCGTGGCCGCCGTCAACCTGGCCAACACCGACCTCGATGTTGGCACGACCAATGGTGGCATGACCGTGAGCGGCCCGATCACCGCCAGCGCCAATCAAACCCTCACGTTCCGGAACAACTCCAGCGTCGCCAGCCGCCACATCGTCGTCAGCGGTTCCATCGGTCTCACCGGCACTGGCAACATCGCGCTGGTGAACTCCAGCACCCGCGCCACCGACGCGCCGTCCGGCGCGAATCCCTCCGGCGTGCTGCTTTCGGGAATCCTCGGCACCCGTGTCACCGGCATCACCCACAACAGCCCTGGCGGCCTTTTCCTCACCGGCGTCAATAGCTTCACCGGCGCGGTGTCCATCGCCAGCGCCAGCACCTCAGGCCTGCTCGGTATCGCCACCGACTCCGCCCTCGGTGCCTCCACGAACACCGTCACACTGAACAACGGGATTCTCTCCAACATCCTCATCAACTCGACCTCCAGCGCCTTCAGCGGCGGCACCAACCTCGACCTGCCCGCCTCGCGCTCCATCACGCTCGGCAGCAATGGCGGAGGAATCCGCAACGCCTTCAGCAAGGTGATCACGATCAACGGCGTGATCGACGGCACCGGCAAGCTCGACCGCACCGATGGCGGCACCGTCGTCCTGAACGGACTGAACACCTACACCGGTGTCACCACCCTGTTGGCGGGCACCACCCGCGTTTCCGCCCTCAACAACGGCGGCACGCCCGGCAACCTCGGGGCCGCCTCGAATGCCGCGGCGAACCTGGTCTTCGGAGCGGCCAGCACCCTCCAATACACCGGCACCACCGCCTCGACCGACCGCGGGTTCACCCTCGCCACCGGGGTGGCCGGGACCTTCGACATCCTCCGCAGCGAAACCAACCTCACCCTCAGCGGCGGCATCCCCGCCGGCACCGGCGCGCTCAACAAGAATGGCGGCGGCACGCTGACACTCTCCGGAGCCAGCGCCTACACCGGCACCACCACGGTGAACCTGGGCACGCTCGCGCTCACCGGTACGCTGACGTCCAACCTGCTCATTGGCGGTGCCACCCTCACCGGCACCGGCACCACCACCGGCACCATCACGTTCAACAACGTCGCCGGTGCAGGTATCCTCGCGAGCACCACCGGCAACAACGCCGTGCAGGGCTCCAACCTCGTGCTCAATGGCACCACCGACATCTACACCAGCCAGCTCGGCGATTTCACCACCGCCACCGGCAGCGGCCCCGTCAAGGTGCTGCGCTACACCGGCACCCAATCCGGCGCGGGAGCCTTCATCGCGCAGACCAATTTCCGCAGCGGCTTGCTGACGAACTCCGCCGGCCTCGTTTCGCTCGAATACAAGGCCGAGGCGAAAGCCTGGAGCGCCACCACCGGCGGCGTATGGGACGTCAACACCACCACGCCGTGGACCGGCACCGCGGACTCCCTCTTCTTCTGGGGTGACTCCGTGGCCTTCGGCGACACCGCCGTCGATCAGACGGTGACCTTGACCGGCAATCTCGCGCCTTCCGCGATCACCGTTTCCAACTCCGCGAACACCTACACCTTTTCCGGGACCGGCGGCATCCGCGGCGCCACCTCGCTGGTCAAATCCGGCGCGGGCACCCTGGCGCTGAACAACACCGCCAGCACCTTCACCGGTGGGGTGATCATCTCCTCCGGCACCGTCACCACCACCGTGGCCTCGGGAGCAGCCTTCGGAAACGGTTCGATCACCCTCGGCGACGCCAACACCCTGGCGAACGCGACCTCGCTGCTCTACACCGGCACCGCCACCGGCCAGAGCATGGCGAAATCGATCGTGGTCAGTTCGCTCGGCACCGGCACCGTGACCATCGGCAGCGGTCCCACCGCGGGCGACAGCCTCACCTACAACGGCATTTTCCTGAACCGCGCGACCACCCTGAGGAACGGCGCGACCGCCAGCAACCGCGTCAACTTCCGCGGCCTCACCGGCAATGTCGGCACGCTGACGATCGCAGCCCCGACCACCGCGGGCAACCGCGTCGTCTTCGAACTCGCGGACAACACCTTCACCGGTGACCTCGTCATCGCCTCCGCGGCCACCCTGCAACTCGGAGCCGCGGGAGCCGTGGCGGACACCATCCCGGATGCGTCCAACGTGACCGTCAACGGCACCTTGAACCTGTCCTTCAGCAGCGTCGGCGAAACCATCAACGCCCTCAGCGGCTCCGGTGCCATCGGCACCAACAGCTCGACCAACAACACCCTCACCATCGGCTCGGCCAACGGTGGCGGAAACTTCTCCGGCCAGCTCACCCAGGGCGGCACCGGCAGTCCCGCGCTCGCCATCCGCAAGGTCGGCACCGGCAACCAGACCTTCTCCGGCACCGGTGCGGCCAACAACTACAGCGGCGGCACCACCGTCGATGGCGGCACGCTCACGCTGTCGAAGAACGCGGGCTTCGGCAACTCCACCGGCGCGGTGGGCAACGGCACGCTGACGATCAATCCCGGAGCCACTGTCACCACCACGGTGCCCTTCGCGATCGATGGCCGGGCCACCGCCAGCACCCGAGTGGTCAATGTGAATGGCGGCACGCTCAACCTGTCAGGCTCCGAATACGTCCAGACTTGGAACCTCACCGGCGGAACGATCAACGCGCCCACGAACACCAACGACTACCTGCGTGCTTCCAGCGGCGGTCTGGTCATCAACGCCCTGGCTTCTCCCGTCACGTCGAAGATCAACAACCGCATGGACCTAACCTTCGCCAACCTCACGGTGGACACCGCCAACGGCGCGGCCGCGGTCGATCTGGAGTTCACCGGTTTACTCGCCCAGAACAGCGGCGCGGGATCGGGCGCACGGACCCTGACCAAGACCGGCACCGGCACGCTCAAGATCTCCGGCTCCTATAGCTACACCGGTGACACCACCGTGAACGCCGGCACCCTGAGCCTCACCACCGCCACCCTCTCCAACACCGCGAACGTGAACCTCGGCAGCGCCGCCGTCCTCGATCTCCCGCACGGGGCCGAGGACACGGTGAACCAGCTTTACATCAACGGTGTCCTGCAGATCGCTGGCACCTGGGGAGCCACCGGCTCCGGCGCGACCCACATCGACGACGCCCACTTCACCGGCACCGGCCGCATCAAGGCCACCACCGGAGCCACCGGTTACCAGGCCTGGGCGTTCGACAAGGGCCTGACCGCGGGCAACAACGCCACCTCCGCCGATCCCGATGGCGACGGCCTGAACAACCTCGGCGAGTTCGCCTTCAATGAAGGCCCGCTCAGCGGTTCCACCGGTGGCCGGATCGTCACGAGAATCGCCACCGTCAACACGGTTCCCGCCCTGACCATCACCCTCCCAGTGCGGAACGGCGCCACCTTCAGCGGCGGCACGGAACTCGTGTCCGGCACGGTGGACGGCGCGATCTATCACATCCAGGGCAGCCTCGATCTCGCCACCTGGGACCTCGTCGTCAGCGAAGTGCCCGCCGGGGATCTGCCAGGCGTGCAGCTCAATATCGACCCGCCCGAAACCGGATGGACCAACCGCTCGTTCTACCTCCGCGATGTCGAGCCGCCGTTTCCGGCCCGCGCCTTCATCCGGGCGAAGGTCAGCGAACCCTAA
- a CDS encoding DHA2 family efflux MFS transporter permease subunit, with amino-acid sequence MSAAAATLYGSDPEQLSPLAVRLLNKGLLKWVIALAASLGAILEVIDTVITNVALPDIRGNLGATLSEAGWISTSYACANVVIIPLSAWLGHRFGRRNYFVFSLIGFTLASLLCGVSNSLGMLIFARVLQGIAGGGLLAKAQSIVFETFSPKERPLAQAIFGLGVIVGPAIGPVLGGWLTDNMGWRWIFFINLPLGVLAVLMCTTFMPADRPEEINRTGKVDWTGIGLLAIGLACFQLFLEEGQQDDWFESRFILTVAIASVIGIALFIWRELTTEHPAVDLRVLRYRSMIGGSLYSAVLGMGLYGIMFAVPIFVQDYLHYTALQSGLILVPGAIASATMMMMYGKIGNKVSPRVMIFFGAILTSLTGVLLMDINPDTGTKQLFWPLIARGFGSVMMFMPLSIATLGPLDKKDIAAGSGFYSLTRQLGSSIGIALITTLLARREALHRSVLVERISDFRPQVGERVDLLTNAFAAHSGSKQVAHDQAMGLLDRIVSGQALLQSYEDIFTYVAALFIFTLPLLFFLGGKPNKNAGDAAAAAH; translated from the coding sequence ATGAGCGCGGCCGCCGCCACCCTCTATGGCTCCGATCCGGAGCAGCTCAGCCCGCTCGCGGTGCGCCTTTTGAACAAGGGCCTGCTGAAATGGGTGATCGCGCTCGCCGCCTCGCTCGGCGCGATCCTCGAGGTGATCGACACCGTGATCACCAACGTCGCCCTGCCCGACATCCGCGGCAACCTCGGCGCGACCCTCTCCGAGGCCGGCTGGATCTCCACCAGCTACGCCTGCGCGAACGTGGTCATCATTCCCCTCTCCGCCTGGCTCGGCCATCGCTTCGGCCGCCGCAATTATTTCGTCTTCTCGTTGATCGGCTTCACCTTGGCCTCGCTGCTGTGCGGCGTTTCGAACAGCCTCGGCATGCTGATCTTCGCCCGTGTGTTGCAGGGCATCGCCGGTGGCGGCCTGCTCGCGAAGGCGCAGTCGATCGTCTTTGAAACCTTCTCGCCGAAGGAGCGCCCGCTGGCCCAAGCGATCTTCGGGCTCGGCGTGATCGTCGGTCCCGCCATTGGTCCGGTGCTCGGTGGATGGCTCACCGACAACATGGGCTGGCGCTGGATCTTCTTCATCAACCTGCCGCTCGGCGTGCTCGCGGTGCTGATGTGCACCACCTTCATGCCCGCCGACCGACCGGAGGAAATCAACCGCACCGGCAAGGTGGACTGGACCGGCATCGGCCTGCTCGCCATCGGCCTCGCGTGCTTCCAGTTGTTCTTGGAAGAGGGCCAGCAGGACGATTGGTTCGAGTCCCGCTTCATCCTCACCGTCGCCATCGCCAGCGTGATCGGCATCGCCCTCTTCATCTGGCGGGAACTCACCACCGAGCACCCCGCGGTGGACCTGCGCGTGCTGCGCTACCGCTCGATGATCGGCGGCAGCCTCTACTCCGCCGTGCTCGGCATGGGCCTCTACGGCATCATGTTCGCCGTGCCGATCTTCGTGCAGGACTACCTCCACTACACTGCGCTCCAGAGCGGTCTCATCCTGGTGCCCGGCGCGATCGCTTCCGCCACCATGATGATGATGTATGGCAAGATCGGCAACAAGGTCTCGCCGCGCGTGATGATCTTCTTCGGCGCGATCCTCACCAGCCTCACCGGTGTCCTACTGATGGACATCAATCCGGATACCGGCACCAAGCAGTTGTTCTGGCCGCTGATTGCCCGTGGTTTCGGCAGCGTGATGATGTTCATGCCGCTGAGCATCGCGACGTTGGGGCCGCTCGACAAGAAGGACATCGCCGCCGGGTCCGGCTTCTACAGCCTCACTCGCCAGCTCGGCAGCAGCATCGGCATCGCGCTGATCACCACCCTGCTCGCCCGCCGCGAGGCCTTGCACCGATCGGTGTTGGTCGAACGCATTTCCGACTTCCGCCCGCAGGTCGGCGAACGTGTCGATCTCCTCACCAATGCCTTCGCCGCGCACTCCGGCAGCAAGCAGGTCGCCCACGACCAGGCGATGGGCCTGCTCGACCGCATCGTCTCCGGCCAGGCCCTGCTCCAGTCCTACGAGGACATCTTCACCTACGTCGCGGCGCTCTTCATCTTCACGCTTCCCCTCCTGTTCTTCCTCGGCGGCAAGCCGAACAAGAACGCGGGCGATGCCGCCGCGGCTGCCCACTGA
- a CDS encoding HlyD family secretion protein, which produces MSDQSSPPSEETCGESGILPDDLANGTAGPAPAPVKKKRSLLSRLVTLGILTGGVAWLVHFVHESISFEKTEDAYITGHIHRISPGVGGPVTKVLVDENEPVKAGQVLAEIDPLEFDILRQKIEAAKAQSIAREAQAKAALDQAKAESLQAGAQIASADAQVKQIEAQLDLANINYNRNRNLSRGDTRAVSEAELDTTRGIVASTTATLDGAKAALVASEAKKKTSEAAIEAAAAEIQAAKANTDAQVAALRDAQRQYDYTKIVAPADGYVGNKNIETGNRIQAGQPVFALVENDVWVVANFKETQLKSMKPGQEVEVSVDALDGRTFKGKIDSISPSTGAQFALLPPDNATGNFTKVVQRVPVKIVFDADSIKGFEDTLRPGLSTVIKVKVK; this is translated from the coding sequence ATGTCCGATCAATCGTCCCCTCCATCCGAAGAAACCTGCGGGGAATCCGGCATCCTGCCCGACGACCTCGCGAACGGCACCGCCGGTCCCGCCCCTGCTCCCGTGAAAAAGAAACGCAGCCTGCTTTCCCGCCTCGTCACCCTCGGCATCCTCACCGGTGGCGTAGCCTGGCTTGTCCATTTCGTGCACGAGTCGATCTCCTTCGAGAAAACCGAGGACGCCTACATCACCGGCCACATCCACCGCATCAGCCCCGGCGTCGGTGGCCCCGTGACCAAGGTCCTCGTCGATGAAAACGAACCGGTGAAGGCCGGACAGGTGCTCGCCGAGATCGATCCGCTCGAGTTCGACATCCTGCGCCAGAAGATCGAGGCCGCGAAGGCCCAGTCGATCGCCCGCGAAGCCCAGGCGAAGGCCGCGCTCGACCAGGCCAAGGCCGAGTCCCTCCAGGCCGGTGCCCAGATCGCCAGCGCCGACGCGCAGGTGAAGCAGATCGAAGCCCAGCTCGATCTCGCGAACATCAACTACAACCGCAACCGCAACCTCTCCCGCGGTGACACCCGCGCCGTGTCGGAGGCGGAACTCGACACCACCCGCGGCATCGTCGCCTCCACCACCGCCACCCTCGATGGAGCGAAGGCCGCGCTCGTCGCCTCCGAGGCAAAGAAGAAGACCAGCGAGGCCGCCATCGAAGCCGCCGCCGCCGAGATCCAGGCCGCCAAAGCCAACACCGACGCCCAGGTCGCCGCGCTCCGCGATGCCCAGCGCCAATACGATTACACGAAGATCGTCGCGCCCGCCGATGGCTACGTAGGCAACAAGAACATCGAAACCGGCAACCGCATCCAGGCCGGGCAACCGGTGTTCGCGCTCGTCGAAAACGACGTGTGGGTGGTCGCCAACTTCAAGGAAACGCAGCTCAAGTCGATGAAGCCCGGCCAGGAGGTCGAGGTCAGCGTTGACGCGCTGGATGGCAGGACGTTCAAAGGCAAGATCGACAGCATCTCCCCGTCCACCGGTGCCCAGTTCGCGCTGCTGCCGCCGGACAACGCCACCGGCAACTTCACCAAGGTCGTCCAGCGCGTGCCGGTGAAGATCGTCTTCGATGCCGACTCCATCAAGGGCTTCGAGGACACACTTCGCCCCGGCCTCTCCACCGTCATCAAGGTGAAGGTGAAGTGA
- a CDS encoding bifunctional proline dehydrogenase/L-glutamate gamma-semialdehyde dehydrogenase codes for MSIQSVRDRLSRVKKQKIDDQALATEAVELAADLLDSAKNEQRISERRQAAQMARMMVDPAGKAFTLAMADQVFRPPTHSRSAAQFRYLVEGYGVPHYLSMPERVAMKAGATFSAVAPDIVMPAVTGAMRAQSASVILPAEDDKLKPLLARRKQAGMRMNLNQLGEAILGEGEAAHRIQAVIDRLKSPDCDYLSVKISAIFSQIHLVGEQETLARITERLRELYRVAIQNPINGRPKFVNLDMEEYRDLHLTCDAFRTVLDEPEFMKLEAGIVLQAYLPDSWPVQKDLIAWAKDRVARGGAGIKIRIVKGANLAMESVEAELHDWPLAPYDSKEEVDANFKRMVHEACKPETAKYVRHGVASHNLFDIAYTLLLRAREGTEDKVEFEMLEGMANHQARAVHEVAGGLLLYAPVVNREDFHSAIAYLVRRLDENTSEENFLHDLFDIAPGNAAWKRQEQRFLRACARKDTVLAGPKRHQNRATEHTDPLPVDAPFHNADDTDYSLPQNRKWIRETIDAARGAAIADIPLVIAGKEEAGASLAIGRDPSRPGVDAYRHALAGPEQVERALQAAVASRASWQALGYEGRAALLRQVAAEVANARGLATSTMMLDGGKAVTESDGEISEAIDFANYYARGFSTAGFDDGSEFEPFGTVLVTPPWNFPFAIPLGSVLAALIGGNTVIFKPAPETVLTGWVMINCLWRAGIPKDVLQFVPCPDNEIGKSLVTDDRIGAVILTGAYETARMFLDWKPSLRLFAETSGKNSLVVTAAADPDQAVKDLVKSAFGHAGQKCSAASLGIIEAEVYDNPGFRKQLKDAASSLRVAGSWHLDSIVTPVIREPGAELQRALTTLEPGEEWLLEPEMIDGNPCLWSPGIKLGVDPHGWFRRTECFGPVLGLIRANDVKHAIRIQNDSNFALTGGISSLDDREIDLWRENVEVGNAYINRPITGAIVQRQPFGGWKRSCFGPGSKAGGPNYCQLFGTWTNASLPQQVAAPASAAAGLLEKLVELLPASAAELTAASGSDAFWNAAEFSKSHDPSGLRFESNIFRYRKFKRALIRISEKTTDAELARLLLVTAAMGIPASISMADPRGWVGGLGYETIVESEAALAARLGGIAGEFGVLRAPSASASLKSAAIAAGLRWADGHVLYNARLEWPAWLREQAVSETRHRYGNLLPKPSEL; via the coding sequence ATGAGCATCCAATCCGTTCGTGACCGGCTGAGCCGGGTGAAGAAGCAGAAGATCGACGACCAGGCCCTGGCCACCGAGGCCGTGGAGCTCGCCGCCGATCTTCTGGATTCGGCCAAAAACGAACAACGGATCTCCGAACGCCGCCAGGCCGCCCAGATGGCCCGCATGATGGTCGATCCGGCCGGAAAGGCGTTCACGCTGGCAATGGCCGACCAGGTGTTCCGCCCGCCGACGCATTCGCGCTCCGCGGCGCAGTTCCGCTACCTCGTCGAGGGCTATGGCGTGCCGCACTACCTCTCCATGCCGGAGCGCGTGGCGATGAAGGCCGGGGCCACCTTTTCGGCGGTCGCGCCGGACATCGTGATGCCCGCCGTGACCGGCGCCATGCGCGCCCAGAGCGCCTCGGTGATCCTTCCCGCCGAGGATGACAAGCTGAAGCCGCTGCTCGCCCGCCGCAAGCAGGCCGGCATGCGCATGAACCTTAACCAGCTCGGAGAGGCCATCCTCGGCGAAGGCGAGGCCGCCCACCGCATCCAGGCCGTCATCGACCGCCTGAAGTCGCCGGACTGCGACTACCTCTCCGTGAAGATCTCCGCGATCTTCTCCCAGATCCACCTTGTCGGCGAACAGGAAACGCTGGCCCGCATCACCGAGCGCCTGCGCGAACTCTATCGCGTGGCGATCCAGAATCCGATCAACGGCAGGCCGAAGTTCGTGAACCTGGACATGGAGGAATACCGCGACCTCCACCTCACCTGCGATGCCTTCCGCACCGTGCTCGATGAGCCGGAGTTCATGAAACTGGAGGCCGGCATCGTGCTCCAGGCCTACCTGCCGGATTCCTGGCCGGTGCAGAAGGACCTCATCGCTTGGGCGAAGGACCGCGTGGCTCGCGGCGGCGCGGGCATCAAGATCCGCATCGTGAAGGGCGCGAACCTCGCCATGGAAAGCGTGGAGGCCGAGCTGCACGATTGGCCGCTGGCCCCCTACGATTCGAAGGAGGAGGTGGACGCGAACTTCAAGCGCATGGTCCACGAGGCCTGCAAGCCGGAGACCGCGAAGTACGTCCGCCACGGCGTGGCCAGCCACAACCTTTTCGACATCGCCTACACCCTGCTGCTGCGCGCCCGTGAGGGCACCGAGGACAAGGTCGAGTTCGAGATGCTGGAAGGCATGGCGAACCACCAGGCCCGTGCCGTGCACGAGGTCGCGGGTGGCCTGCTGCTCTACGCCCCGGTGGTGAACCGCGAGGACTTCCACAGCGCCATCGCCTACCTCGTCCGCCGCCTCGATGAGAACACCTCCGAGGAAAACTTCCTCCACGACCTCTTCGACATCGCGCCGGGCAATGCCGCCTGGAAGCGCCAGGAACAGCGCTTCCTCCGCGCCTGCGCCCGCAAGGACACCGTGCTCGCCGGGCCGAAACGCCACCAGAACCGCGCCACCGAGCACACCGATCCGCTGCCGGTGGATGCGCCCTTCCACAACGCCGACGACACCGACTATTCGCTGCCGCAGAACCGCAAGTGGATCCGCGAGACCATCGATGCCGCGCGTGGTGCCGCCATCGCGGACATCCCGCTGGTGATCGCGGGCAAGGAGGAAGCCGGTGCTTCCCTGGCCATCGGCCGCGATCCATCGCGCCCCGGCGTCGACGCCTACCGCCACGCGCTGGCGGGCCCGGAGCAGGTCGAACGGGCGTTGCAAGCCGCCGTTGCCTCCCGCGCCTCCTGGCAGGCGCTCGGCTACGAAGGCCGCGCCGCGCTGCTGCGCCAGGTCGCCGCGGAAGTGGCGAACGCCCGCGGTCTGGCGACCTCGACCATGATGCTCGATGGCGGCAAGGCGGTGACCGAGTCCGACGGCGAGATCTCGGAAGCGATCGATTTCGCGAACTACTATGCGCGTGGTTTTTCCACCGCCGGTTTCGACGATGGCTCGGAGTTCGAGCCCTTCGGCACCGTGCTGGTCACACCGCCGTGGAACTTCCCCTTCGCCATCCCGCTCGGCAGCGTGCTGGCCGCGCTGATCGGCGGTAACACCGTCATCTTCAAGCCCGCCCCGGAAACCGTCCTCACCGGCTGGGTGATGATCAACTGCCTGTGGCGCGCCGGCATCCCGAAGGACGTGCTCCAGTTCGTCCCCTGCCCGGACAACGAGATCGGCAAGTCGCTCGTGACCGACGACCGCATCGGCGCGGTCATCCTCACCGGTGCGTATGAAACGGCGCGCATGTTCCTCGATTGGAAGCCGTCGCTCCGCCTCTTCGCGGAGACCAGCGGCAAGAACTCGCTGGTGGTCACCGCCGCCGCCGATCCGGACCAGGCCGTGAAGGACCTCGTGAAGAGCGCCTTCGGCCACGCCGGCCAGAAATGTTCCGCCGCCTCGCTCGGGATCATCGAGGCAGAAGTCTACGACAACCCCGGCTTCCGCAAGCAGCTCAAGGATGCCGCCAGTTCATTGCGCGTCGCAGGCTCCTGGCATCTCGATTCCATCGTTACCCCGGTGATCCGCGAGCCGGGCGCGGAATTGCAGCGCGCCCTCACCACGCTGGAGCCCGGCGAGGAGTGGCTGCTGGAACCGGAGATGATCGATGGCAACCCGTGCCTGTGGTCGCCCGGCATCAAGCTCGGCGTGGATCCGCACGGCTGGTTCCGCCGCACCGAGTGCTTCGGCCCGGTGCTCGGCCTGATCCGCGCCAATGACGTGAAGCACGCCATCCGCATCCAGAACGATTCCAACTTCGCGCTCACCGGCGGCATCAGCTCGCTGGACGACCGCGAGATCGACCTGTGGCGCGAGAACGTGGAGGTGGGCAATGCCTACATCAACCGCCCGATCACCGGGGCCATCGTCCAGCGCCAACCCTTCGGCGGCTGGAAGCGCTCGTGCTTCGGCCCGGGCTCGAAGGCCGGTGGCCCGAACTACTGCCAGCTCTTCGGCACCTGGACCAATGCCAGCCTGCCCCAGCAGGTCGCCGCGCCCGCCAGCGCCGCCGCCGGGCTGTTGGAGAAACTCGTCGAGCTGCTGCCTGCCAGCGCCGCCGAGCTCACCGCCGCCTCCGGCAGCGATGCCTTCTGGAACGCTGCGGAGTTCTCGAAGAGCCACGATCCCAGCGGCTTGCGTTTCGAGTCGAACATCTTCCGCTACCGGAAGTTCAAGCGGGCGCTGATCCGCATCAGTGAAAAGACCACCGATGCCGAGCTGGCGCGCCTGCTGCTCGTCACCGCCGCGATGGGCATCCCGGCCAGCATTTCGATGGCGGACCCGCGGGGCTGGGTTGGAGGTCTCGGCTACGAAACCATCGTGGAATCCGAAGCAGCCCTGGCCGCCCGGCTGGGTGGAATCGCCGGTGAATTCGGGGTCCTGCGCGCTCCAAGTGCCTCAGCCTCCTTGAAATCCGCAGCCATCGCCGCGGGCCTCCGCTGGGCCGATGGACACGTTCTCTACAACGCCCGGCTCGAGTGGCCGGCATGGCTCCGCGAGCAGGCGGTTTCCGAAACGCGTCATCGCTACGGAAACCTCTTGCCGAAGCCGTCGGAATTGTAG